The proteins below are encoded in one region of Defluviitalea raffinosedens:
- a CDS encoding ABC transporter ATP-binding protein — protein MIKLKNITAGYNNVEVIKNINIAFEEASITTIIGKNGCGKTTLLKTAANILKAFKGEVILKDRNISSFSNKELAKKLSFLPQIRKVPNITVYNLVMHGRYPYLDFLRVPQQKDKEIVQKTIEDMALGKYINKNIYELSGGQRQKVYIAMLLAQDTDIIFLDEPTTYLDINHQLEILEIIKRLKKMGKTIVMVLHDLNNALSYSDKICLMDKGEIVIYDSPEKVFESREIDRVFKVYSSQITFEDEMPKQYLFNLK, from the coding sequence ATGATTAAATTAAAGAATATCACTGCTGGATACAATAATGTTGAAGTTATAAAAAATATAAATATTGCATTTGAAGAAGCCAGCATTACAACGATTATAGGTAAAAACGGCTGTGGGAAGACTACTTTATTAAAAACAGCAGCAAATATATTGAAAGCTTTTAAAGGGGAAGTGATTCTTAAGGACAGGAATATTTCAAGCTTTTCAAATAAAGAGCTTGCAAAAAAGCTTTCCTTTTTACCTCAGATTAGAAAGGTACCCAATATAACGGTATATAATTTGGTTATGCACGGCAGATATCCTTATTTAGATTTTTTGCGTGTGCCTCAACAAAAAGATAAAGAAATTGTCCAAAAGACCATAGAAGACATGGCTCTTGGTAAGTATATCAATAAAAATATTTATGAATTATCTGGAGGGCAGCGTCAAAAGGTTTATATTGCTATGCTTTTGGCTCAGGATACAGATATAATATTTTTAGATGAGCCAACAACTTATTTAGATATTAATCATCAGCTTGAAATACTGGAAATAATAAAAAGGCTTAAAAAGATGGGGAAAACAATCGTTATGGTACTCCATGATTTAAACAATGCGCTTTCTTATTCTGATAAGATCTGTCTTATGGATAAGGGAGAAATAGTTATTTATGACAGTCCAGAAAAAGTATTTGAAAGCAGGGAAATTGATAGGGTATTTAAAGTTTATTCATCTCAGATTACTTTTGAGGATGAAATGCCTAAGCAGTATCTGTTTAATTTAAAATAA